One Pyrococcus furiosus DSM 3638 genomic region harbors:
- a CDS encoding 50S ribosomal protein L5 yields the protein MAVEIPNKEQILADWEAHPMRRPRIEKVTINIGVGESGERLTKAEIMLQQLTGQKPIRRKAKKTNRDFGIRRGEPIAVKVTLRGPKAYELLKRLLAAVDNRLKASSFDEHGNVCFGIEEHINIPGVEYDPEIGIFGMDVCVTLERPGFRVARRKRKRAKIPTRHKLTKEEGMVYMMEEFGVEIVEG from the coding sequence ATGGCAGTAGAGATACCAAACAAGGAGCAAATTTTAGCTGATTGGGAAGCTCATCCAATGAGAAGGCCTAGAATAGAGAAGGTTACCATAAACATAGGTGTTGGAGAGAGCGGTGAGAGACTAACTAAGGCGGAGATAATGCTTCAACAATTGACAGGTCAGAAGCCAATTAGGAGGAAGGCAAAGAAGACAAACAGAGACTTTGGTATCAGAAGGGGAGAGCCAATTGCTGTAAAGGTGACTCTAAGAGGGCCAAAGGCTTACGAGCTACTGAAGAGATTACTTGCTGCAGTGGACAACAGACTAAAGGCTTCAAGCTTTGACGAGCACGGAAATGTATGTTTCGGAATTGAAGAGCACATAAACATACCGGGAGTGGAGTATGACCCCGAGATTGGAATATTTGGTATGGACGTTTGTGTCACCCTCGAGAGACCTGGGTTTAGAGTGGCTAGAAGAAAGAGGAAGAGGGCTAAGATCCCCACAAGGCACAAGCTTACGAAGGAAGAGGGAATGGTTTA
- a CDS encoding 30S ribosomal protein S4e, translated as MARKGPKRHLKRLAAPTSWYIERKAYKWAVRPRPGPHNMRTSIPLLYIVRDYLGYAKTAREARKILNEGKFLVDGRVRKDYKFPVGIMDVVSIPETGEHYRVLPNRIGKLILHPISEDEAFIKPLRIRNKRMIKGARVQLNFHDGTNHIVSIAEKDNYFTSYTVLMKVPEREILEVLPFEKGAYVFVTQGKNVARKGRIVEIKRFPMGWPDVVTIEDEEGELFDTLKEYAFVVGTDKPKISLP; from the coding sequence ATGGCGAGAAAGGGTCCTAAGAGGCACCTTAAGAGACTTGCTGCTCCAACTTCATGGTATATTGAGAGGAAGGCCTACAAATGGGCTGTTAGGCCCAGACCTGGACCTCACAACATGAGAACATCAATACCTCTCCTATACATAGTAAGAGACTACTTGGGGTACGCAAAGACTGCTAGAGAAGCAAGAAAAATACTAAACGAGGGCAAGTTCCTAGTTGATGGAAGGGTTAGAAAGGACTACAAGTTCCCTGTCGGTATAATGGATGTTGTCTCAATTCCAGAAACAGGAGAGCACTACAGAGTCTTGCCAAATAGAATAGGCAAGCTAATCCTTCACCCAATATCTGAAGATGAGGCATTCATAAAGCCTCTGAGAATTAGAAACAAGAGAATGATAAAGGGAGCTAGGGTTCAGCTTAACTTCCACGATGGGACTAACCACATAGTCTCAATAGCCGAAAAGGACAACTACTTCACCTCATACACAGTGTTGATGAAGGTTCCCGAGAGGGAAATCCTTGAAGTGCTACCATTCGAGAAGGGTGCTTACGTCTTCGTAACCCAAGGTAAGAACGTTGCTAGGAAAGGTAGAATAGTGGAAATAAAGAGATTCCCAATGGGTTGGCCAGATGTAGTCACAATTGAAGATGAAGAAGGAGAGCTCTTCGACACGTTAAAAGAGTATGCATTTGTAGTTGGCACAGATAAGCCAAAGATTTCTCTTCCGTGA
- the rplX gene encoding 50S ribosomal protein L24, producing MKISSKQPRKQRKFLYNAPLHVRQKLMSAPLSRELREKYKVRNLPVRVGDKVRIMRGDYKGHEGKVVEVDLKRYRIYVEGATLRKTNGTEVFYPIHPSNVMIIELNLEDEKRKKIIERRAG from the coding sequence ATGAAGATAAGCTCAAAGCAACCCAGGAAGCAGAGAAAGTTCCTATATAATGCTCCCCTTCACGTGAGGCAAAAGTTGATGTCTGCTCCTTTAAGTAGGGAGTTAAGGGAGAAGTACAAGGTAAGAAACCTTCCAGTGAGGGTTGGTGATAAGGTTAGGATAATGAGGGGAGACTACAAGGGTCATGAAGGGAAAGTAGTCGAAGTTGACCTAAAGAGATATAGGATATATGTTGAAGGAGCTACTCTAAGAAAGACAAACGGGACAGAGGTCTTCTATCCAATTCACCCTTCAAACGTGATGATTATTGAGCTAAATTTAGAGGATGAGAAGAGAAAGAAAATAATTGAGAGGAGGGCTGGATAA
- a CDS encoding 50S ribosomal protein L14 gives MAKKGAGATRGVSAVRPTRALPVGAYLTVADNSGAKVIQIIGVVEYHGTRRRLASAGVGDMVVATVKKGRPDMRHQVVRAVIIRQRKEYRRLDGMRVKFEDNAAVIVTPEGVPRGTEIRGPVAREAAERWVRIGSIASIIV, from the coding sequence ATGGCAAAGAAAGGTGCAGGTGCAACTAGGGGTGTATCTGCCGTAAGACCAACTAGGGCATTACCTGTAGGTGCTTATCTTACTGTAGCAGATAACAGTGGAGCAAAGGTTATCCAAATAATTGGAGTTGTTGAATACCACGGAACAAGGAGGAGACTTGCCTCAGCTGGCGTTGGAGATATGGTAGTTGCTACAGTCAAGAAGGGAAGACCTGACATGAGGCATCAAGTGGTTAGGGCTGTAATAATAAGGCAGAGAAAAGAATATAGAAGGCTTGATGGGATGAGAGTAAAGTTCGAGGACAACGCAGCTGTCATTGTAACGCCCGAAGGAGTTCCAAGGGGAACTGAAATTAGAGGTCCTGTGGCTAGAGAGGCTGCAGAAAGATGGGTTAGAATAGGAAGTATAGCTAGCATAATTGTGTGA
- a CDS encoding 30S ribosomal protein S17, translating to MMRDIGLRVQPPAEKCDDPKCPWHGNLKIHGRVFEGIVVSDKPRKTVTVERQYYFYLNKYERYELRRSKIHAHNPPCINAKVGDKVLIAETRPLSKTKHFVVVAVLERAEERR from the coding sequence ATGATGAGAGATATAGGTTTGAGAGTACAGCCTCCCGCTGAAAAATGTGACGATCCAAAGTGCCCTTGGCATGGAAACCTAAAGATACACGGTAGGGTATTTGAGGGAATAGTAGTCAGCGACAAGCCAAGAAAGACGGTTACCGTGGAGAGACAATACTACTTTTATCTAAACAAATATGAGAGATATGAGCTCAGAAGAAGCAAGATACACGCTCACAACCCACCATGCATAAACGCAAAGGTTGGAGATAAAGTGCTAATTGCAGAGACAAGGCCCTTGAGCAAGACCAAGCACTTCGTTGTAGTTGCAGTCCTTGAAAGAGCTGAAGAGAGGAGGTGA
- the rnp1 gene encoding ribonuclease P protein component 1, whose translation MWRNSEERENRTSGRSQGSYQEIIGRTWIFRGAHRGRVNKKNIVWHELIGLKVRVVNSTHPGYVGIEGYVIDETRNMLVIAGENKVWKVPKDVCIFEFETWDGTKIKISGEKLVGRPEMRLKKRWRK comes from the coding sequence ATGTGGAGGAACAGCGAAGAACGGGAGAATAGAACTTCAGGGAGATCACAGGGATCGTATCAAGAAATTATTGGTAGAACTTGGATTTTCAGAGGAGCTCATAGAGGTAGAGTAAACAAGAAAAATATAGTATGGCACGAACTAATCGGACTGAAAGTTAGGGTAGTTAACTCTACCCATCCTGGATATGTTGGGATAGAAGGATACGTAATAGATGAAACAAGAAACATGCTCGTGATAGCTGGGGAAAACAAAGTTTGGAAAGTTCCCAAGGATGTCTGCATATTTGAGTTTGAAACATGGGATGGGACAAAGATTAAAATATCTGGTGAAAAATTGGTGGGCAGACCCGAGATGAGACTAAAGAAGAGGTGGAGAAAATGA
- the yciH gene encoding stress response translation initiation inhibitor YciH has protein sequence MVPRIVNPLDEMLFKEVLKEQQRIRVYTERARYGKIKTIIEGIDEKEFDLEEIAKKLKAKLACGGTAKNGRIELQGDHRDRIKKLLVELGFSEELIEVE, from the coding sequence TTGGTGCCCAGGATTGTAAACCCCTTGGATGAAATGCTATTTAAGGAGGTACTAAAGGAGCAGCAGAGGATTAGAGTCTACACAGAAAGGGCAAGATACGGAAAGATAAAGACTATAATTGAAGGAATTGATGAAAAAGAGTTTGACCTCGAGGAGATAGCAAAGAAACTCAAGGCGAAGTTAGCATGTGGAGGAACAGCGAAGAACGGGAGAATAGAACTTCAGGGAGATCACAGGGATCGTATCAAGAAATTATTGGTAGAACTTGGATTTTCAGAGGAGCTCATAGAGGTAGAGTAA
- the rpmC gene encoding 50S ribosomal protein L29, which translates to MKPSEIREMSIEEIDAKIRELRLQLAKERGLLTMGTSLENPMVIRNLRRDIARLLTIKKEKLREREKGKVKK; encoded by the coding sequence ATGAAGCCGAGTGAAATCAGAGAAATGAGTATTGAGGAGATTGACGCTAAAATTAGGGAGTTAAGGCTTCAGCTTGCAAAGGAGAGGGGACTCCTAACAATGGGAACATCTCTCGAAAATCCTATGGTTATTAGGAATTTGAGGAGAGATATCGCCCGCCTCCTGACAATTAAGAAGGAGAAGCTTAGGGAAAGAGAAAAAGGTAAGGTGAAAAAGTGA
- the rpsC gene encoding 30S ribosomal protein S3, which yields MAIERYFIREAVREMLIDEFLEKELRRAGYGGLDIKKTPLGTKVIIFAANPGYVIGRGGRRIRELTRILEKQFGLENPQIEVEEIKNPYLNAKVQAVRLAQALERGIHFRRAAYAALRAIMNNGARGVEIRLSGKLTGERAKSIRFYQGYLAKVGNPAETLVSKGYAQALLKLGVIGVKVAIMPPGARLPDEIEIIEKPVEEEVVSNEAE from the coding sequence ATGGCAATTGAGAGGTACTTTATTCGTGAGGCTGTAAGAGAGATGCTCATCGATGAATTCCTTGAAAAAGAGTTAAGAAGGGCAGGTTATGGGGGTCTTGACATTAAGAAGACCCCCTTGGGAACTAAGGTCATAATCTTTGCTGCAAATCCAGGATACGTAATAGGAAGGGGAGGAAGAAGAATAAGAGAGCTTACCAGAATACTTGAAAAGCAGTTTGGTCTTGAGAATCCACAAATTGAAGTTGAAGAGATAAAGAATCCCTACCTTAATGCTAAAGTTCAAGCAGTGAGGTTGGCTCAGGCCTTGGAAAGAGGTATTCACTTCAGAAGGGCGGCATATGCAGCACTTAGAGCAATAATGAACAATGGGGCAAGAGGAGTAGAGATAAGGCTTAGCGGTAAGCTTACGGGAGAAAGAGCTAAGAGCATAAGATTCTACCAAGGATACCTAGCAAAAGTAGGTAACCCTGCGGAAACTTTGGTAAGTAAAGGCTATGCTCAGGCATTGCTTAAGCTTGGAGTCATTGGAGTTAAAGTCGCAATTATGCCTCCAGGAGCAAGACTTCCCGATGAAATTGAGATCATAGAAAAACCAGTTGAGGAAGAGGTGGTGAGCAATGAAGCCGAGTGA
- the rplV gene encoding 50S ribosomal protein L22 codes for MAKRFGYSFQNFDPKRMARASARDLRISPKLAVEVCRELRGMMLNDALRYLDDVIALKRPVPLKRYNDSQGHKPGKGFGPGRYPVKVAKAIKKVLLNVKNNAVQKGLDPDKLKIIHIAAHKGPVLRGWYPRAFGRATPFNEQTTHIEVVVEEIRR; via the coding sequence ATGGCAAAGCGCTTTGGCTACTCTTTCCAAAATTTTGACCCCAAGAGAATGGCTAGGGCTAGTGCGAGAGATCTTAGAATATCTCCAAAACTCGCAGTTGAAGTGTGCAGAGAGCTTAGGGGCATGATGCTAAATGATGCTCTAAGATATCTGGATGATGTAATTGCCCTAAAGAGACCAGTTCCACTAAAGAGATACAACGACAGTCAGGGCCACAAGCCTGGTAAAGGATTTGGACCTGGAAGATATCCAGTTAAGGTGGCAAAGGCCATAAAGAAAGTCCTGCTTAATGTAAAAAACAATGCTGTGCAAAAAGGTCTCGATCCTGACAAGCTTAAGATTATTCACATTGCCGCTCACAAGGGCCCAGTCCTTAGAGGATGGTATCCTAGAGCATTTGGAAGAGCTACACCCTTTAATGAACAAACTACTCACATAGAAGTTGTCGTCGAGGAAATTAGGAGGTGA
- the rpsS gene encoding 30S ribosomal protein S19 produces the protein MARKEFRYRGYTLEQLMNMSLEELARLFPARQRRSLKRGLTPEQKKLLRKIRLAKKGKYKKPIRTHCRDMIILPEMVGLTIYVHNGKEFVPVEIKPEMIGHYLGEFAPTRKKVEHGAPGVGATRSSMFVAVK, from the coding sequence ATGGCGAGGAAAGAGTTTAGATATCGCGGTTATACCCTTGAGCAGTTGATGAATATGTCTCTTGAGGAATTGGCTAGATTATTCCCTGCAAGACAGAGGAGAAGCCTTAAGAGAGGACTTACACCAGAACAGAAGAAGTTGCTTAGAAAAATTAGGCTTGCAAAGAAGGGCAAATACAAAAAGCCAATAAGAACACACTGTAGGGACATGATAATCCTTCCAGAGATGGTAGGGCTGACAATCTATGTCCACAACGGAAAAGAATTCGTTCCAGTGGAAATAAAGCCTGAAATGATCGGTCACTACCTAGGAGAATTTGCACCAACCAGAAAGAAGGTTGAGCACGGAGCTCCTGGTGTTGGTGCTACAAGATCATCAATGTTCGTCGCAGTGAAGTGA
- a CDS encoding 50S ribosomal protein L2, translating into MGKSLIQQRRGKGSPTFKSPSHRFRGAVKYIPLNYTQEKTLRGVVEEIMHDPGRTAPVARVKFENGIEKLIIAPEGLLVGQEIYIGPDAPIAVGNTLPLAKIPEGTYVYNIEGIPGDGGKYVRAGGTYALVVSREPDKVIVQLPSGELKAFNPMCRATIGVVAGGGRLEKPLVKAGKAYYKYKARNKFWPTPRGVKMNAVNHPFGGKEHHPGKPTTTSRRAPPGRKVGHIAARRTGRRK; encoded by the coding sequence ATGGGTAAGAGTTTAATTCAGCAAAGGAGAGGTAAAGGAAGTCCCACATTTAAATCCCCCTCTCATAGGTTTAGGGGTGCTGTGAAGTATATCCCACTCAACTATACTCAAGAAAAGACTCTCAGGGGAGTAGTAGAGGAAATCATGCATGACCCCGGTAGAACTGCTCCAGTGGCAAGAGTTAAGTTTGAGAATGGTATTGAAAAGTTGATAATTGCCCCAGAAGGATTACTCGTGGGACAAGAAATCTATATAGGGCCAGACGCTCCAATTGCCGTGGGGAACACACTACCATTGGCTAAGATCCCTGAAGGTACATACGTATATAATATTGAAGGCATTCCTGGAGATGGAGGAAAATACGTGAGGGCAGGAGGAACTTACGCTTTAGTAGTCTCTAGAGAGCCAGATAAAGTAATAGTACAACTTCCAAGTGGTGAGCTTAAGGCTTTCAACCCAATGTGTAGGGCAACAATTGGGGTTGTTGCTGGTGGTGGAAGGTTAGAAAAGCCATTGGTTAAGGCTGGTAAAGCTTACTACAAGTACAAGGCAAGGAACAAGTTCTGGCCAACTCCAAGAGGTGTTAAGATGAACGCTGTGAACCACCCATTCGGTGGTAAGGAGCACCATCCAGGTAAGCCAACAACAACTTCAAGAAGGGCTCCACCAGGAAGAAAGGTTGGTCATATTGCTGCGAGAAGAACTGGTAGAAGGAAGTGA
- a CDS encoding 50S ribosomal protein L23, with protein MDPYKVIIRPVVTEKAISLIEKENKLTFIVDRRATKQDIKRAVEEIFNVKVEKVNTLITPRGEKKAYVKLKPEYSASEVAARLGLF; from the coding sequence ATGGATCCTTACAAGGTTATAATTAGGCCCGTTGTTACGGAAAAAGCGATATCGTTAATTGAAAAAGAGAACAAGCTTACATTTATAGTTGACAGGAGAGCCACAAAACAGGACATTAAGAGAGCTGTAGAAGAGATCTTCAATGTAAAAGTTGAAAAAGTTAACACTCTTATTACCCCAAGAGGAGAAAAGAAGGCATATGTGAAGCTCAAGCCAGAGTATAGTGCAAGTGAAGTAGCTGCGAGATTAGGATTGTTCTGA
- the rpl4p gene encoding 50S ribosomal protein L4 codes for MKVKVFDLNGQPVGEIELPKVFFTPFRPDLIRRAVIASWTHRIQPQGRDPMAGKRRVTENIGKGHSMARVERLKTPPRYAAFVPFARGGRRTHPPKVEKIIWEDINKKEKRLALMSAIAATANYDLVRARGHIIDNVPQLPLIVVDDLQKVQKTRETREIFKKLGIWDDIVRAKEKSGVRAGKGKMRGRRYKKAKGPLIVVGKNEGIVLGARNHPGVDVVVVDNLGVEHLAPGTHPGRLTVWTVSAIERLRELYG; via the coding sequence ATGAAGGTAAAGGTTTTTGACCTTAACGGTCAACCTGTTGGCGAAATAGAGCTTCCGAAGGTATTCTTCACTCCTTTTAGGCCAGACCTTATTAGAAGAGCTGTTATTGCATCCTGGACTCACAGAATTCAACCTCAAGGAAGAGATCCAATGGCTGGTAAAAGGAGAGTTACCGAAAACATTGGAAAGGGACACAGCATGGCAAGAGTTGAAAGGCTAAAGACACCTCCAAGGTATGCAGCATTTGTCCCATTTGCCAGAGGTGGAAGAAGAACGCACCCACCAAAGGTTGAGAAGATAATATGGGAAGATATTAACAAGAAGGAGAAGAGACTGGCATTAATGAGTGCAATAGCAGCTACCGCTAACTATGATTTAGTAAGAGCTAGAGGCCACATAATTGATAACGTTCCTCAACTTCCGTTGATAGTTGTGGATGATCTTCAAAAGGTTCAGAAGACAAGGGAAACTAGAGAAATATTCAAGAAGCTTGGAATATGGGATGATATCGTTAGAGCAAAAGAGAAGTCTGGAGTAAGAGCTGGAAAGGGTAAAATGAGAGGAAGAAGGTACAAGAAGGCCAAGGGTCCATTGATCGTAGTTGGAAAGAATGAGGGAATTGTCCTTGGAGCAAGAAACCACCCAGGTGTTGATGTAGTGGTTGTGGACAACCTCGGAGTTGAACATTTGGCTCCTGGAACTCACCCAGGTAGATTAACTGTTTGGACAGTTAGTGCTATAGAGAGACTTAGGGAGTTGTATGGGTGA
- a CDS encoding 50S ribosomal protein L3: protein MGKVHRPRRGSLGFSPRKRAKSIVPRIRSWPKETEVRMLGFAGYKAGMTHILMIDDEPGLTNGKEIFMPVTIIETPPLRVFGIRAYRMGYLGLETATEVIVPDFPLDNYPAKERKGKPKPKMTFYKLLERRIATLPKNYTQEMFEQKLGQLEDMIKEGEIVDVRAIVATQPWVIKLKKKPEVMEYAIGGTSVEEKFNYIKEKLGKELRVGEVLKEGELLDVIAVTKGKGTQGPVKRWGIKLRAHKDSKGRRKVGSIGPWHPARVMWTVPMAGQMGFHHRTELNKRLIAIGENGKLKLDENTEIEITPKGGFPHYGIVRSDFMMIAGSVPGAIKRIIRVRPAIRPPKKKPPVQRPQITYVSVESKQ, encoded by the coding sequence ATGGGTAAGGTTCACAGACCAAGAAGGGGATCATTGGGATTCAGCCCAAGAAAAAGGGCAAAAAGTATAGTTCCGAGAATTAGGAGTTGGCCAAAGGAAACTGAAGTAAGGATGTTAGGTTTCGCTGGATACAAGGCTGGAATGACTCACATATTAATGATAGATGACGAGCCAGGGCTGACTAACGGGAAAGAGATCTTTATGCCTGTGACAATTATAGAGACTCCACCACTCAGGGTATTCGGAATTAGAGCTTATAGAATGGGATACCTGGGACTTGAAACAGCCACAGAAGTTATAGTTCCAGACTTTCCATTGGACAACTATCCAGCAAAAGAAAGAAAAGGCAAACCTAAGCCAAAAATGACCTTCTACAAGCTACTAGAGAGAAGAATAGCTACTCTTCCAAAGAATTACACCCAGGAAATGTTTGAACAGAAGCTTGGCCAGTTAGAGGACATGATAAAAGAAGGAGAGATAGTTGATGTTAGGGCTATAGTTGCAACTCAGCCCTGGGTTATTAAGCTCAAGAAGAAGCCCGAAGTTATGGAATATGCTATTGGTGGAACTAGCGTGGAGGAGAAGTTTAACTACATAAAGGAAAAACTAGGAAAAGAGCTAAGGGTTGGAGAAGTCCTAAAGGAAGGGGAACTCCTTGATGTTATTGCAGTTACAAAGGGTAAGGGAACCCAGGGTCCTGTAAAGAGATGGGGAATTAAGCTTAGAGCCCACAAGGATAGTAAGGGAAGAAGAAAAGTAGGTTCAATTGGTCCATGGCATCCAGCAAGAGTAATGTGGACTGTTCCAATGGCCGGACAAATGGGATTCCACCACAGGACTGAGCTTAATAAGAGACTAATAGCTATCGGAGAAAACGGTAAGCTCAAGCTCGACGAGAATACTGAGATTGAAATTACTCCAAAGGGTGGATTTCCACACTATGGAATTGTTAGAAGCGACTTCATGATGATAGCTGGAAGCGTTCCTGGAGCAATAAAAAGAATAATTAGAGTAAGACCTGCTATAAGACCTCCAAAGAAGAAGCCACCTGTCCAAAGGCCTCAGATAACTTATGTAAGTGTAGAATCAAAGCAGTGA
- a CDS encoding putative RNA uridine N3 methyltransferase, with amino-acid sequence MAWHVFIPDSLLEEANDPKIKAYKVGQVARACAIFGVEHIWIYKAGGKDGKFIKLLLEYAETPQYLRKRIFPITPELKYAGVIPPLQIPSHKPKAPPRIGEIREGYAYRKGKKLFADIGLDRPALIKGVAREGRGTFKIISVNPLRVIPAEPSEYWGYKVHLSRKTLAKTLKKANLDVVIATSRKGVDVRSAEVPLEGEVGIVFGSPKKGVIEILKEYNEDYEFDLILNTIPEQKTKTVRTEEALLATLAIFNFMRKRGD; translated from the coding sequence ATGGCGTGGCATGTCTTCATTCCAGACTCTCTATTGGAGGAAGCAAATGACCCCAAAATAAAGGCATACAAAGTAGGCCAAGTAGCAAGGGCATGTGCAATCTTCGGAGTAGAGCACATATGGATATACAAGGCGGGAGGAAAGGATGGGAAATTTATCAAACTCCTCCTAGAATATGCAGAAACCCCTCAGTACCTGAGAAAAAGAATATTTCCTATTACTCCAGAGTTAAAGTATGCAGGAGTCATTCCACCCCTCCAAATTCCAAGCCATAAACCAAAGGCTCCACCAAGGATAGGGGAAATACGAGAAGGCTATGCCTACAGAAAAGGAAAGAAACTGTTTGCAGATATAGGGCTAGATAGACCAGCTTTGATCAAGGGAGTTGCAAGAGAAGGGAGAGGAACCTTTAAGATAATATCAGTAAACCCTCTAAGAGTGATTCCAGCAGAACCTTCGGAGTACTGGGGATACAAGGTACATCTCAGTAGGAAAACATTGGCAAAAACACTTAAAAAGGCAAACCTCGACGTGGTCATCGCAACCTCGAGGAAGGGTGTTGATGTGAGAAGTGCCGAAGTGCCCTTGGAGGGCGAGGTAGGAATAGTATTCGGCTCTCCAAAAAAAGGTGTAATAGAGATATTAAAGGAGTACAATGAGGATTATGAATTTGATTTAATCCTAAATACAATCCCTGAACAAAAAACAAAGACCGTTAGAACGGAGGAAGCCTTGCTTGCTACATTGGCGATATTTAATTTCATGAGGAAAAGGGGTGATTAA
- a CDS encoding CBS domain-containing protein gives MKVKTIMTPNPVTITLPATRNYALELFRKHKVRSFPVVNKEGKLVGIISIKRVLTNVDEEQLAMLVKRDVPTVKPDDTLKKAAKLMLEYDYRRVVVIDEEGKPVGILTVGDIIRRYLAKSEKYKDVEIEPYYQRYVSVVWRGTPLMAALKALLLSNAMALPVIDDDGKLIGIVDETDLLRDSEIVRIMKSTELAASSEEEWILESHPTLLFEKFELKLPNKPVEDIMTRDVIVATPHMTVHEVARKMVKYKIEQLPVIRGDGDLVGLIRDFDLLKVLVK, from the coding sequence GTGAAAGTTAAAACAATAATGACACCAAATCCAGTGACTATAACACTTCCTGCTACTAGAAACTATGCACTAGAGCTTTTCAGGAAGCATAAGGTAAGAAGTTTCCCAGTAGTTAATAAAGAAGGAAAATTAGTTGGAATAATAAGCATAAAAAGAGTGCTAACTAACGTAGATGAGGAACAACTAGCAATGCTAGTTAAAAGAGACGTTCCCACAGTTAAGCCAGATGATACCTTAAAGAAAGCCGCCAAATTAATGCTCGAGTATGACTATAGAAGGGTTGTAGTTATTGATGAGGAAGGTAAACCTGTTGGTATACTAACCGTTGGAGATATCATCAGGAGATATCTAGCAAAAAGCGAAAAATACAAAGATGTTGAAATTGAACCCTATTATCAGAGATATGTGAGTGTTGTTTGGAGAGGAACTCCTCTTATGGCAGCACTTAAGGCTTTGCTGTTGTCAAACGCAATGGCATTGCCAGTAATTGATGACGACGGTAAGTTAATTGGAATAGTAGATGAGACTGATCTCCTTAGAGATAGCGAAATCGTTAGGATTATGAAAAGCACTGAACTTGCCGCCTCAAGTGAAGAGGAATGGATTCTTGAGAGCCATCCAACCCTGCTCTTTGAGAAGTTTGAACTTAAATTGCCAAATAAGCCAGTCGAGGATATTATGACTAGGGATGTTATAGTGGCAACTCCTCACATGACTGTGCATGAAGTTGCAAGAAAAATGGTTAAATATAAAATAGAACAACTTCCTGTGATTAGAGGAGATGGGGATTTAGTAGGTTTGATAAGGGATTTTGATCTTTTAAAGGTTCTCGTTAAGTAG
- a CDS encoding cell division protein SepF produces MGLFDKLKKAEVQKKVPSSLKSRIKEEPSEVELVPVEEEVLAKELVKPKVVYIKKIVISTHADLKRVSDELKSGNIVIVELTPLEQKPELLKKIAEQLMTTASIIGGDYAKICGSPLKVILTPPEIKIAKE; encoded by the coding sequence GTGGGGCTATTTGACAAGCTTAAAAAGGCGGAAGTTCAGAAAAAGGTTCCCTCATCTCTTAAGAGTAGAATAAAGGAAGAGCCCTCTGAAGTTGAACTTGTACCAGTGGAAGAAGAGGTTTTGGCAAAAGAGTTAGTAAAGCCAAAGGTAGTATACATAAAGAAAATTGTGATTTCTACTCATGCTGATCTCAAGAGGGTTAGTGACGAGCTAAAAAGTGGTAATATAGTAATTGTAGAGCTTACACCGCTAGAACAGAAGCCTGAATTACTGAAGAAAATAGCTGAACAATTAATGACAACAGCCTCAATCATAGGAGGGGATTATGCCAAGATATGCGGAAGTCCTTTAAAGGTAATCTTAACTCCTCCAGAAATTAAGATTGCGAAAGAGTAA